One window from the genome of Montipora foliosa isolate CH-2021 chromosome 5, ASM3666993v2, whole genome shotgun sequence encodes:
- the LOC138002927 gene encoding uncharacterized protein — MNGNENPPAVALFSSYLYLRTLAQLFVLLIWLLSFIITETEICSQNMKVLRYCCPLFVCVLHVILESSAAAQSAGQRNSHVKQSGKNLHTRDDKISNGAIGKPFKTEKNVLNEKRRDSHFLVTKQDGSLSSSLQTKQRIIAKGNKIHVRVESPTGVASKNLVRSHNIQRLRDKYISAKVVSNLTSSKDKTKLIASNSRKTEKRKKKTLFKKYALLQSLPLLQTQPEPQQTVLTGGDESNAGYALQVQGDQTGDAAAVQEQSPDDQQQQSLSDGNSLGQYALSQDSTSYQQDSSQPSMANLADSNIEDAAQSEDGQPSSLEQAVQLQQAGYTQHSQEQEQDQDAPLPISQGGELAGQENQVVSNAQLQYQNQQAGQEQEQPMQEQEEQDQAPGQSNYEQAGFQQEQPQQLDQQESREMDQQPQDQIQDYQQQQDEGQKEQEQQQIVEEPQETQGAPSETQSPSSSSNSYGTLFSTESQSPGSEQQSQGTLSYSNDQNNDNGEKVARPSVQYAASIEEALKEPGVSSQESNSEGGYAQGGVDENEGANVLNVRPETDSKGSEENGFVGTGSISAPTGYQTSVVDDNGNPIQTSPNQEVNGYASPYEQQGIGDTNALEGNQPPQSTSLLETQNEQNFAEQQPQPQSSGPNRPKVSPVEDDVLKIISIDNKNAPNAVNGCKGCPPHARCINKVCIINDDQPLAHILSALSGPEPDEASEASECKECHYNAKCINKECVCKAGYTGDGIDCRPDTCLPGCKEHGKCIKGFCLCDHHHYFNGYECSPYKITHRNCPIQCTTSCHAKCPANCCKQHPVIKTHYSEDNPQQIGEAVSVNGLLSKGKNGPNPPEVVLKPFVKVGQPIANFAPDFQSRPHDSDDSDLEAVHVKHPLGSFTMTETDANPLFGEDDCPDKCNNECLDICPVKCCLKRCPLNCMEDCNPSCPKTCCYLNSAKIQFPMMDSTTQENFIKMMAEKFCPRACKNLCDPKCPPICCEGNSTSAPLKNNDFGHLKSESKKKTDFMKKAMSWFGMMNFLNMMYSMYGNMNGFKQMKLLYRMNDSKAKALHPTKSTSVDAKTPMHFKQVGAAESPDDSNDTCPSICKTTCVHSCPQRCCHDKVKTMDSNTAAVLPRCQPSCQWFCSNSCPKNCCVKDMKSALSPFHPTVPVTKAKSSLNAVQVSSLAIPSKAHSTCKATCPAYCYPLCLEDCCERGVVPKKPTVAQLKAKQSFNNFFAKVPDPANQNCPALCQNNCTPSCPVVCCDQSASLPTQSRLIGSSNGHVCPGGCVSECFPACTISCCRAAVKKQDSTLKPTRRQYQPLQKPLSTTLPPPSTVCHHGCSRLCYPNCDESCCRAASGLSPGLRKSKEDGSTPSTIKVPCPSECRPFNCLYYCHHDCCLQGKQQPFLKYQQRRNQASILQTKKKFLIRNAKTLAIRRNVEASDKSTFGGRLGNKRTAIRHRPQL, encoded by the exons ATGAATGGCAACGAAAACCCACCGGCGGTGGCATTGTTTTCCAGTTACCTATACCTTCGCACGCTAGCTCAattgtttgtattattaatatgGTTATTGTCTTTCATCATAACAGAAACGGAGATATGTAGTCAAAATATGAAAGTTTTGAGATATTGTTGCCCGCTTTTTGTATGTGTTTTACATGTCATTCTTGAATCCTCAGCCGCGGCTCAATCTGCTGGACAGAGAAATAGCCATGTAAAACAGTCAGGAAAAAATCTTCATACAAGAGATGACAAAATATCAAACGGCGCTATCGGGAAGCCctttaaaacagaaaaaaacgtcTTAAATGAGAAGAGGAGAGACAGCCATTTTCTAGTAACGAAACAAGATGGGTCACTCTCAAGTAGCTTACAAACGAAGCAACGGATCATCGCCAAGGGCAATAAGATTCACGTTAGGGTAGAATCACCCACTGGTGTCGCAAGTAAGAACTTAGTTCGATCTCACAATATCCAGAGACTAAGGGATAAATATATTAGTGCAAAAGTAGTCTCAAATCTAACAAGTTCCAAGGACAAGACCAAATTAATTGCTTCAAATTCAAGGAagactgaaaaaaggaaaaagaagacgTTATTTAAGAAATATGCTCTGCTTCAATCATTACCTTTACTTCAGACCCAACCTGAACCTCAACAGACTGTTCTCACAGGAGGAGACGAATCAAATGCAGGATACGCTTTACAGGTTCAGGGAGACCAAACAGGAGACGCTGCTGCAGTCCAAGAACAGTCACCTGATGACCAGCAACAGCAGTCACTGAGTGATGGCAATTCGCTGGGTCAATACGCCTTGTCTCAAGACAGTACTAGTTATCAGCAAGATAGCAGCCAACCATCGATGGCCAATTTGGCGGACAGTAATATTGAAGATGCAGCTCAAAGCGAGGATGGACAGCCCTCTAGCCTTGAGCAAGCTGTTCAGCTACAACAGGCTGGTTACACACAGCACTCCCAGGAACAAGAGCAAGACCAAGACGCCCCATTACCAATTAGTCAAGGTGGAGAACTGGCAGGTCAGGAAAACCAAGTGGTCAGCAATGCACAGCTTCAGTATCAGAATCAACAGGCAGGTCAAGAACAGGAACAACCCATGCAAGAGCAGGAGGAACAAGACCAAGCTCCAGGTCAATCTAATTATGAACAAGCTGGTTTTCAACaagaacaaccacaacaactcgATCAGCAGGAATCAAGGGAAATGGATCAACAACCGCAGGATCAAATACAAGACTACCAGCAACAGCAAGACGAAGGGcagaaagaacaagaacaacaacaaatagtCGAGGAGCCCCAAGAAACACAAGGAGCACCTTCCGAAACACAGAGCCCCTCCTCTTCGTCTAATTCATATGGCACTCTGTTTAGTACAGAAAGTCAATCGCCAGGATCAGAACAGCAAAGTCAGGGAACGCTAAGTTATTCGAATGATCAAAATAACGATAATGGGGAGAAAGTTGCGAGGCCTAGTGTACAATACGCAGCTTCTATAGAAGAAGCACTCAAGGAACCGGGTGTTTCATCCCAAGAAAGTAATAGCGAGGGAGGTTATGCCCAAGGAGGTGTGGATGAAAACGAAGGGGCTAATGTTCTAAACGTTCGCCCTGAAACGGATTCCAAGGGAAGCGAGGAAAATGGTTTTGTGGGCACAGGAAGCATAAGTGCTCCGACTGGTTATCAAACTTCTGTTGTGGATGATAATGGTAATCCTATTCAAACTTCGCCAAATCAAGAAGTGAATGGATATGCCTCGCCCTATGAGCAGCAAGGGATTGGAGATACCAATGCGCTCGAAGGAAATCAACCTCCACAGAGCACCTCGCTTTTGGAAActcaaaatgaacaaaatttcGCTGAGCAACAACCTCAGCCCCAAAGTTCCGGACCCAACCGACCGAAAGTGTCTCCAGTGGAAGACGATGTCTTAAAAATTATCAGCATCGACAACAAGAATGCTCCAAATGCAG TCAATGGATGTAAAGGATGCCCTCCTCATGCGAGATGCATAAACAAAGTCTGCATAATCAATGATGATCAACCATTGGCCCATATACTGTCCGCTCTCTCGGGTCCGGAGCCAG ATGAAGCTTCCGAGGCTAGTGAATGTAAAGAGTGTCACTATAATGCCAAATGCATCAACAAAGAATGCGTTTGCAAAGCTGGTTACACTGGGGATGGAATTGACTGCCGAC CTGACACCTGCTTGCCAGGTTGCAAGGAACATGGTAAATGCATCAAAGGATTCTGCTTATGCGATCATCATCACTACTTCAACGGATATGAATGCTCTC CTTACAAGATAACACACAGGAACTGTCCAATTCAGTGCACCACATCATGCCACGCCAAATGCCCAGCAAATTGCTGCAAACAGCACCCAGTCATTAAGACTCACTACAGCGAGGACAATCCCCAGCAGATAGGTGAAGCTGTTTCTGTCAATGGCCTTCTTTCAAAGGGTAAAAATGGTCCCAATCCACCCGAAGTTGTCCTGAAGCCTTTTGTCAAAGTGGGCCAACCGATAGCTAACTTTGCACCTGACTTTCAGTCACGCCCTCATGATTCAGATGACAGTGACCTCGAAGCCGTTCACGTAAAACATCCTCTAGGTAGTTTCACGATGACAGAAACAGACGCCAATCCCCTGTTTGGGGAGGACGATTGTCCAGACAAATGTAATAACGAGTGCCTAGATATCTGCCCAGTTAAGTGCTGTCTCAAAAGGTGTCCATTGAATTGTATGGAAGATTGTAATCCATCCTGTCCAAAAACATGCTGTTATCTAAATAGTGCCAAGATTCAATTTCCCATGATGGATTCAACAACTCAGGAGAATTTTATTAAGATGATGGCTGAAAAGTTTTGTCCGAGAGCATGCAAAAACTTGTGTGATCCTAAATGTCCACCTATTTGTTGCGAGGGGAACTCGACTTCCGCGCCTCTCAAAAACAATGATTTCGGTCATCTCAAAAGCGAAAGTAAGAAGAAAACAGACTTTATGAAAAAAGCGATGAGTTGGTTCGGAATGATGAACTTTTTAAACATGATGTATAGCATGTACGGTAACATGAATGGGTTCAAGCAAATGAAGCTTCTTTATAGGATGAATGACTCTAAGGCCAAAGCACTCCATCCTACGAAATCTACCAGCGTGGATGCAAAAACGCCTATGCATTTCAAACAAGTTGGCGCCGCAGAAAGCCCAGACGATTCAAATGATACATGCCCGTCGATTTGCAAAACAACATGCGTTCATTCCTGCCCGCAAAGATGCTGTCATGATAAAGTCAAGACGATGGACTCGAATACAGCAGCTGTGCTACCACGCTGCCAACCCTCCTGCCAATGGTTTTGTTCTAACAGTTGCCCAAAGAACTGTTGTGTGAAAGACATGAAGTCAGCTCTATCACCCTTCCATCCAACAGTGCCAGTAACAAAAGCAAAATCTTCGTTGAATGCAGTACAAGTTTCGTCACTGGCAATTCCGAGTAAGGCTCATTCCACCTGTAAAGCCACTTGCCCGGCATATTGCTATCCGCTTTGCTTAGAAGACTGCTGTGAAAGAGGTGTTGTACCAAAAAAGCCAACAGTTGCACAACTGAAAGCTAAACAATCATTCAACAATTTCTTTGCAAAGGTGCCTGATCCCGCAAATCAGAATTGCCCAGCACTCTGTCAAAACAACTGTACACCGTCCTGTCCTGTTGTTTGCTGTGATCAATCAGCGTCTTTACCAACCCAGTCACGATTGATAGGTTCTTCCAATGGACATGTTTGCCCCGGTGGATGCGTTTCTGAATGCTTCCCCGCATGCACTATAAGCTGCTGTCGGGCTGCTGTAAAGAAGCAAGACTCAACCCTGAAACCAACAAGGCGACAATACCAACCGCTTCAGAAACCTCTATCTACTACGTTACCACCCCCGTCCACGGTTTGCCATCACGGATGTTCGAGATTATGTTACCCCAACTGCGACGAAAGTTGCTGTAGGGCCGCATCAGGACTTTCCCCTGGCTTAAGAAAGTCAAAGGAAGACGGATCAACACCTTCCACTATAAAAGTGCCCTGTCCTTCGGAATGCAGACCATTTAATTGCCTTTATTACTGCCATCACGATTGTTGCCTACAGGGAAAGCAACAACCATTCCTGAAATATCAACAGCGTCGAAATCAGGCGTCAATTttgcaaaccaaaaaaaaatttctaatACGAAATGCAAAAACATTAGCCATCAGAAGAAATGTGGAAGCCTCAGATAAAAGTACTTTTGGTGGTCGATTGGGGAATAAGAGAACGGCCATTCGTCACAGGCCACAGCTTTGA